Proteins from a single region of Bdellovibrio bacteriovorus:
- a CDS encoding HAMP domain-containing methyl-accepting chemotaxis protein: protein MFASLSLKTKMLSAFICLSALLIVVGGIGWYSNRQVVGIFSVISNQNLPNVQAVGRLRYRAQEANRVMLRSTMAKTPDEIARYSREFDESLARYEEFTKKYLETPFLPGEEAYFKKTETTWNQFTDVAKEVIKLAGQPDHQAKLDKLIDEEIPKVRRPHDEALSDLLAFHDARVSESKLQAAAASSRAETLVGIVIGFGFIVATAIGYMFASSLAKSLGRISGDISSAADQTSASGNELSAASQQLSAGSSEAAASLEETVASLEELSSMVKLNADHAKEANALSQKSRESAEQGESEINKLISAMEEIAKGSKKIEEIINVIDDIAFQTNLLALNAAVEAARAGEQGKGFAVVAEAVRNLAQRSAAAAKDITSLIQDNVSKSESGAHIASQSGVVLKDIVTSVKKVSDLNSEISVASQEQSSGLEQISKAMNQLDQATQGNAASSEEVAASSEEMSAQAVLLADLVVDLRSIVNGVGAVEPKSEKHLNKKVFTPKAVATRKEVKKEAATLLPLDEKDFEEGQTRKIGNVSGF from the coding sequence ATGTTTGCTAGTTTGAGTTTGAAAACGAAGATGCTGTCCGCTTTTATTTGCTTGTCAGCACTATTAATAGTCGTTGGCGGTATCGGATGGTATTCAAATCGCCAAGTGGTTGGTATCTTCTCTGTTATTTCTAATCAAAACCTTCCGAATGTTCAAGCGGTAGGTCGTTTGCGGTATCGTGCGCAAGAAGCAAACCGTGTGATGCTTCGCTCGACAATGGCGAAAACGCCGGACGAAATCGCGCGTTATTCCCGCGAATTCGACGAGTCTTTGGCTCGTTATGAGGAGTTCACAAAAAAATATCTAGAAACTCCTTTTTTACCGGGAGAAGAAGCGTATTTCAAAAAAACCGAAACGACATGGAATCAGTTCACGGATGTCGCCAAAGAAGTTATCAAATTGGCAGGCCAGCCTGATCATCAAGCTAAACTTGATAAGTTGATTGACGAAGAGATTCCGAAAGTCCGTCGTCCCCATGATGAGGCTCTTTCCGATCTTTTGGCTTTCCATGATGCGCGTGTCAGCGAGTCAAAATTGCAAGCGGCCGCGGCTTCTAGTCGAGCAGAAACTTTGGTGGGCATCGTAATCGGTTTTGGATTTATCGTGGCAACGGCCATTGGATATATGTTCGCAAGCAGTTTGGCGAAATCCTTAGGTCGCATCAGTGGCGATATTTCAAGTGCTGCAGATCAAACTTCAGCGTCGGGTAATGAATTGTCGGCGGCCAGCCAACAGCTTTCTGCCGGATCTTCAGAGGCCGCAGCCTCACTTGAAGAAACCGTAGCTTCTTTAGAAGAGCTTTCAAGCATGGTCAAATTAAATGCCGATCATGCCAAGGAGGCCAACGCTTTATCACAAAAATCTCGTGAATCTGCCGAACAAGGTGAAAGCGAGATCAATAAGCTGATCTCTGCCATGGAAGAGATTGCCAAAGGTTCTAAAAAAATCGAAGAAATCATTAACGTGATTGACGATATCGCGTTCCAGACAAATCTTTTGGCTCTGAATGCTGCCGTCGAGGCCGCTCGCGCTGGGGAGCAAGGAAAAGGTTTTGCGGTTGTCGCTGAAGCCGTTCGTAATTTAGCGCAAAGAAGTGCGGCCGCGGCTAAAGACATCACTTCATTAATTCAAGATAACGTATCTAAGAGTGAAAGTGGCGCTCACATTGCAAGTCAAAGTGGCGTGGTTTTGAAGGATATCGTGACCTCAGTTAAAAAGGTTTCAGACCTCAACAGCGAAATCTCTGTGGCCAGCCAAGAACAATCAAGCGGCTTAGAACAAATCTCTAAGGCGATGAATCAGTTGGACCAAGCGACGCAAGGTAATGCGGCTTCATCTGAAGAAGTGGCCGCGTCCTCAGAGGAAATGTCAGCCCAAGCGGTTCTTCTGGCGGATTTGGTTGTAGATCTTCGCAGTATCGTGAATGGTGTTGGCGCTGTTGAGCCAAAATCAGAAAAGCATTTGAATAAAAAAGTTTTTACTCCGAAAGCCGTGGCGACACGTAAGGAAGTGAAAAAAGAAGCGGCAACATTATTGCCGCTAGATGAAAAAGATTTTGAAGAAGGACAGACCAGAAAAATTGGAAATGTCTCAGGGTTTTAA
- a CDS encoding helix-turn-helix domain-containing protein produces MGSLDLKYDKLLIRIAANIKSLRKAQGLSQRNMEAFGFDLRNYQRLEAGHHSPSLYTLHKLALAFRVDISEIIK; encoded by the coding sequence GTGGGATCATTGGATTTGAAGTACGATAAACTTCTCATTAGAATTGCAGCTAACATTAAGTCGCTCCGAAAGGCGCAAGGCCTTTCGCAACGTAATATGGAAGCCTTTGGCTTTGATCTCCGCAACTACCAAAGGCTTGAAGCCGGTCATCATTCTCCCAGTCTTTATACACTTCATAAATTGGCCCTCGCATTTCGCGTGGATATTTCAGAAATTATTAAATAA
- a CDS encoding RrF2 family transcriptional regulator: MVDQRFSVSVHLMTVLAYHKPDLMTSEELASSIRTNPTVIRRLVSKLVEAGLLETFKGKAGGIRMTKSPKEITLKDIYEAVLDKKLMATPCKEPYKQCVVSCNMGTLLSEVAEGIEQNSMHYLSGIKLSDLASQIK, from the coding sequence ATGGTCGACCAAAGGTTTTCAGTCTCAGTCCATCTCATGACAGTTCTGGCTTATCACAAGCCGGATTTAATGACGTCTGAAGAGCTGGCCTCTAGCATTCGTACTAATCCCACCGTCATTCGCCGGTTGGTTTCTAAGCTTGTTGAGGCGGGCCTTCTTGAAACCTTCAAAGGCAAGGCGGGCGGCATTCGTATGACAAAGTCGCCCAAAGAGATCACGCTGAAAGATATCTATGAAGCCGTGCTTGATAAAAAGTTGATGGCGACTCCATGTAAAGAGCCTTACAAGCAGTGTGTGGTCAGCTGTAATATGGGAACGCTGCTGTCTGAGGTGGCCGAAGGTATTGAACAGAACTCTATGCATTATCTTTCGGGAATCAAATTATCTGATCTTGCTTCTCAAATTAAATAG
- a CDS encoding NAD(P)H-dependent oxidoreductase, with translation MSQTSVSDALTWRYAVKKYNPDAKISATDWKALTQSLLLAPSSYGLQPYKFIVVENPAVREKLKTVSWNQTQVTDASHYVVFLYKDNVDERFIQKYVDRIAEVRGATPESLEGFKAMMVQNIAQAPEEKTRVWAQRQAYIAMGFLLETAALLKVDATPMEGFDPAAYDNILGLEGSGWKTVASVALGYRHTDDAFQNLKKVRFAEDSVIEYVK, from the coding sequence ATGAGCCAAACTTCAGTGAGTGACGCTTTAACCTGGCGTTATGCCGTTAAGAAATACAACCCCGACGCTAAAATTTCGGCGACGGACTGGAAGGCCTTAACGCAAAGTCTTCTTCTAGCGCCCTCTTCTTACGGACTGCAGCCGTATAAATTCATCGTGGTTGAAAATCCAGCGGTGCGAGAAAAGTTGAAGACAGTGTCTTGGAATCAAACACAAGTCACCGATGCCAGTCACTACGTCGTCTTCTTATACAAAGACAATGTGGATGAACGCTTCATTCAAAAATACGTGGATCGCATCGCCGAAGTGCGCGGAGCGACCCCAGAATCATTGGAAGGTTTTAAAGCCATGATGGTTCAAAATATCGCCCAGGCCCCAGAAGAAAAAACTCGGGTGTGGGCCCAACGACAAGCATACATAGCGATGGGCTTCCTTCTTGAAACCGCCGCCTTACTAAAAGTTGACGCCACCCCCATGGAAGGCTTCGATCCCGCAGCCTACGACAACATCTTAGGATTGGAAGGTTCAGGTTGGAAGACCGTCGCGAGTGTAGCCCTTGGTTATCGTCATACGGATGATGCCTTTCAGAATCTCAAAAAAGTTCGTTTCGCAGAGGACTCAGTCATTGAGTACGTGAAGTAA
- a CDS encoding TIGR02147 family protein, translating into METESSVQNYASGLLKRELELRKQKNPRYSLRSFAKNLGMSPAQLSQLISGKRKFSPESLRQVSEQLHLSPEQVATLFSRTLMPQPAGSPEEQKRKKLAEDEFRTIADWYHLAILCLGKIRGANADAFWMADRLGITPAQAREALARLVRLQIIEEGKIFKRKTPSLNISSEIPSAAIQSYHHSLLNMAQEKLRDTPPERRDFSAMTVATDPAKLPEIRKMIEEFQDRLAAFAEPGNPQEVFVFSCQFFSLERNK; encoded by the coding sequence ATGGAAACAGAATCAAGCGTCCAAAACTATGCTTCAGGTTTGTTGAAACGTGAACTGGAGCTTAGAAAACAAAAGAATCCTCGTTACTCTTTGCGCTCTTTCGCTAAAAATTTAGGCATGAGCCCCGCCCAGCTATCCCAGCTGATTTCTGGCAAAAGAAAGTTCAGTCCTGAAAGTTTACGTCAAGTTTCAGAGCAGCTGCATCTTTCCCCCGAACAAGTGGCGACTCTTTTTTCACGGACCCTCATGCCTCAACCCGCAGGCAGCCCCGAAGAACAAAAACGCAAAAAATTGGCCGAAGATGAGTTTCGCACCATCGCTGATTGGTATCACCTAGCCATTTTGTGCTTGGGTAAAATTCGCGGCGCCAACGCCGATGCTTTTTGGATGGCGGATCGCTTGGGCATCACGCCGGCTCAAGCCCGCGAAGCTTTAGCACGACTAGTTCGTTTGCAAATTATTGAAGAAGGTAAAATCTTTAAACGGAAAACCCCCTCCCTCAACATTTCCAGTGAGATTCCTTCGGCCGCGATCCAGTCCTATCATCATTCGCTATTGAATATGGCGCAGGAAAAATTACGCGACACTCCTCCCGAACGACGCGATTTTTCGGCGATGACGGTGGCCACCGACCCGGCTAAACTGCCAGAGATTCGAAAAATGATCGAAGAGTTTCAAGATCGCCTTGCGGCCTTTGCCGAGCCCGGAAATCCCCAAGAGGTCTTTGTATTTTCATGTCAGTTTTTTTCTTTGGAAAGGAATAAGTAA
- a CDS encoding microtubule-binding protein — protein sequence MSFNYSKNKEHASNDSFWTSYSDLFLGLSCIFLLLYVTSSLRAGTDGLRTQIENEKLSMKVEEMENQLKMYESVKNEYMQQQASKSEVQEYEELMDKLTLLQEDAKSEKEKLLMQASENEAKVKALNKYQQMVRNVLNSNKMAKTKIATREDFIAEQDVEIDVKEGQINTLNKDIKNKEQLIAQGEARIAQTEKALDKHVKDLRMAYKANKLSKKAYEAKMAQAKAESQAKLDQLRNMNSQYENQIQSATRQLGQVQSELANTQAHLENTKGTLSKTQGALASTQGLLKQKEGEVVGLSGQLASTKGALGQTQGELAATRGRLQQKEGEVEGLSGELASTKGALGQTVGELQATKGRLQQKEGELQGMGGKLAGLAAEKAALAGKLNSTQGELAKAKAEIEARKQVAHEIQKGFAKAGVKADIDLQTGDVVLDFGQTYFDSDSDRLKREMKSVLEKAMPVYSKSLFGNPKISDKVSAVEIIGFASPTYQGRFVDPHSSKAEDKAALKYNMDLSYRRANSIFSYLLDEKQSGSFDHQRELLALMKVSGRSFLEVMKVQNRNIATAAEFCKQNDCKKAQRVIIRFSMDQKK from the coding sequence ATGTCTTTTAATTATAGTAAGAATAAGGAACATGCGTCCAACGACAGCTTCTGGACATCATATTCCGACTTATTCCTTGGATTAAGTTGCATCTTTCTATTGCTTTACGTGACCTCCTCTTTGCGCGCGGGGACGGATGGTCTGCGCACTCAAATAGAAAATGAAAAGCTTTCGATGAAAGTGGAAGAGATGGAAAACCAACTCAAAATGTATGAGTCGGTAAAAAACGAATACATGCAACAACAAGCTTCTAAAAGCGAAGTGCAAGAATACGAAGAGCTGATGGATAAGCTCACTTTGCTTCAAGAAGACGCGAAATCAGAAAAAGAGAAGTTGTTGATGCAGGCTTCGGAAAACGAAGCGAAAGTCAAAGCATTGAACAAATACCAGCAAATGGTTCGTAACGTTTTAAACTCAAACAAGATGGCTAAGACTAAAATTGCCACTCGTGAAGACTTCATCGCTGAACAAGATGTGGAGATCGACGTTAAAGAAGGCCAAATCAACACGCTTAACAAAGACATCAAAAATAAAGAGCAGTTGATTGCGCAAGGTGAAGCCCGTATTGCCCAAACGGAAAAAGCTTTGGACAAACACGTGAAAGACCTGCGCATGGCTTATAAAGCCAATAAGCTTTCTAAAAAAGCTTACGAAGCTAAAATGGCGCAGGCCAAAGCCGAAAGCCAGGCGAAGTTGGATCAGCTGCGTAATATGAATTCCCAATACGAAAACCAGATCCAATCGGCGACACGCCAGTTAGGGCAGGTGCAAAGCGAGCTTGCCAATACTCAAGCTCATCTAGAAAACACCAAAGGGACTTTATCTAAAACCCAAGGGGCTTTGGCTTCAACCCAAGGTCTGTTGAAACAAAAAGAAGGCGAAGTGGTTGGCCTAAGTGGCCAATTGGCTAGCACTAAGGGAGCGTTGGGGCAGACGCAAGGAGAATTGGCCGCCACTCGAGGACGCTTGCAACAAAAAGAAGGTGAAGTCGAGGGTCTCAGTGGTGAGCTTGCCAGCACCAAAGGTGCTTTAGGGCAAACGGTGGGAGAGTTGCAAGCCACCAAAGGTCGACTTCAGCAAAAAGAAGGTGAGCTTCAAGGCATGGGCGGAAAGCTTGCGGGCTTAGCCGCGGAAAAAGCCGCTTTGGCCGGAAAACTTAATAGCACCCAAGGTGAGTTAGCAAAAGCAAAAGCAGAAATCGAAGCACGTAAGCAAGTGGCCCACGAAATTCAAAAAGGTTTTGCGAAGGCCGGGGTTAAAGCCGACATTGATTTACAAACGGGCGACGTGGTTCTGGATTTTGGTCAAACTTACTTTGACAGTGACTCGGATCGCTTAAAACGCGAAATGAAGTCGGTCTTAGAAAAAGCGATGCCAGTGTATTCAAAATCACTTTTTGGTAATCCAAAAATTTCAGATAAAGTTTCCGCGGTGGAAATCATTGGTTTTGCATCGCCCACTTATCAAGGTCGTTTCGTAGATCCGCACAGTTCTAAAGCGGAAGATAAAGCGGCATTAAAATACAACATGGATCTGAGCTACCGCCGTGCGAACTCGATCTTTAGTTATCTATTAGATGAAAAACAAAGCGGGAGCTTCGACCATCAACGCGAATTGTTGGCTTTGATGAAAGTTTCGGGACGAAGCTTCTTAGAAGTGATGAAAGTACAAAATCGCAACATTGCGACGGCAGCCGAATTCTGTAAGCAGAACGACTGTAAAAAAGCGCAACGTGTGATTATCCGATTTAGCATGGATCAAAAGAAATAA
- a CDS encoding FHA domain-containing protein, whose amino-acid sequence MSHFKIAIQRKDQALSREVNRDSFTIGRSVDCDITLNDNHVSRVHLVVTRRWNQIWIEDKNSSNGTFINGTRIVQGSPVNVVGSDKIQFGKSEYILHIDIEHPLPAEEPVIESPAAPVYEDEDAEIAETVAMPAPHFAQSVPASASPAAQAAAQNSFQAEKLLHDAKRRAAQIVLEGETQAEKRVQAIYQKAREAQAQAEAFYQTRLSEAHKEADAILADFQNQGRELLQSARNMAQELREEVDVYVQGLREKARQDAENLIAESTLEGEKQKAEALRQARETAEYEGRMLMETSREEVNRVLEFTRLQVQEVQGKLEAGQVNLEYVQKNLADTEDRLKHAVEELEKNNQANLDLQQEMAILRQTEEEKLKASLEAEETRVKTWAEQEETRVKTLVDSEESRIKTWVADEENKLKQKIEAEEVRLKNFIQVEEENLAKLQAANKDLEGNKELLEKAVRVLAQKQAELSMDVNGIESRKDHLFKEYESQKVFLNEKLEKDKSQMAKSEEQRLEEMRVETSKRLKKLEQDLIEDVIRRKESIVKELFNVVEKEVVRHMQAPQWREISKELEFKMMDALEGKVANISQNTATMAQPQDLMKRRKKEKLQWAFSGVAAGLALFFVVQVAYQKVISDNTPMQTLVQREVQSRKDDLERRRFNPPQSEELKETYTDAVIYTRNFPEVYADQEFQQKLYKSVSQYMYKTWRVEEEKSIQVLAASKAIVKELQDRRGQIHPDFVKEGIQKMRDLELESLERMKTILGTEVRVDSYRRFERNFYKEEMQRRRMASH is encoded by the coding sequence TTGAGTCATTTTAAGATCGCCATTCAGCGCAAGGACCAGGCGCTCAGCCGAGAGGTGAACAGAGATTCGTTCACCATCGGCCGTTCTGTCGATTGCGACATTACGCTGAATGACAATCACGTCAGCCGGGTGCATCTTGTGGTCACCCGTCGCTGGAATCAGATTTGGATTGAAGATAAAAATTCCTCTAACGGGACTTTTATCAACGGGACACGTATTGTCCAAGGCTCTCCCGTCAATGTGGTGGGGAGTGATAAGATTCAATTTGGTAAGTCCGAATACATCCTGCACATTGATATCGAGCACCCGCTTCCTGCCGAAGAACCGGTGATTGAATCTCCTGCCGCACCTGTTTACGAAGACGAAGATGCCGAGATCGCGGAAACTGTGGCTATGCCCGCTCCACATTTTGCGCAATCTGTGCCTGCATCTGCTTCACCAGCGGCCCAAGCCGCGGCTCAGAATTCATTCCAAGCCGAAAAGCTTTTGCACGATGCTAAACGTCGGGCTGCGCAAATCGTGCTTGAAGGTGAAACTCAAGCTGAAAAACGCGTTCAAGCCATCTATCAAAAAGCCCGTGAAGCGCAAGCTCAAGCGGAAGCCTTTTACCAAACACGTTTAAGCGAGGCCCATAAAGAGGCCGACGCTATTTTGGCGGACTTCCAAAATCAGGGTCGCGAGCTTTTGCAAAGCGCACGCAACATGGCTCAAGAGCTGCGTGAAGAAGTCGACGTCTATGTCCAAGGCTTGCGCGAAAAGGCTCGCCAAGATGCAGAAAACCTGATCGCGGAAAGCACTCTTGAAGGTGAAAAACAAAAGGCGGAGGCTCTCCGTCAAGCCCGAGAAACGGCTGAATACGAAGGCCGCATGTTGATGGAAACCTCGCGTGAAGAGGTCAACCGTGTCTTAGAATTCACCCGTCTGCAGGTTCAAGAAGTGCAAGGCAAGCTTGAAGCGGGTCAAGTGAACTTGGAATACGTTCAAAAAAACTTAGCCGACACCGAAGACCGCTTAAAACATGCGGTCGAAGAGCTAGAAAAAAACAATCAAGCGAATTTGGATCTTCAGCAGGAAATGGCGATTTTGCGCCAGACTGAAGAAGAAAAACTTAAAGCATCGCTAGAGGCTGAAGAAACGCGGGTGAAAACGTGGGCCGAACAAGAAGAAACGCGTGTCAAAACCCTTGTTGATTCCGAAGAATCGCGAATCAAAACGTGGGTGGCCGATGAAGAAAATAAATTAAAACAGAAGATCGAGGCGGAGGAAGTTCGCTTAAAGAACTTTATCCAAGTCGAAGAAGAAAATCTCGCAAAATTGCAGGCCGCTAACAAGGACCTTGAAGGCAATAAAGAGCTTTTAGAAAAAGCGGTCCGAGTCTTAGCGCAAAAGCAGGCAGAGCTTTCTATGGATGTGAACGGGATTGAATCCCGTAAAGATCATTTATTTAAAGAATACGAATCACAAAAAGTTTTTTTAAATGAAAAGTTAGAAAAAGATAAGTCTCAGATGGCAAAATCGGAGGAGCAACGCTTAGAGGAAATGCGTGTCGAAACCTCCAAACGTCTAAAGAAATTAGAGCAAGATCTCATCGAAGATGTGATCCGCCGTAAGGAAAGCATCGTGAAAGAGCTTTTCAATGTGGTGGAAAAAGAAGTCGTGCGCCATATGCAAGCTCCTCAATGGAGAGAAATTTCTAAAGAGCTTGAATTTAAGATGATGGATGCCTTAGAAGGTAAGGTGGCAAATATCTCGCAAAATACGGCGACCATGGCGCAGCCTCAGGATTTAATGAAGCGTCGTAAAAAAGAAAAATTGCAGTGGGCATTTTCAGGTGTTGCGGCCGGTTTAGCTTTATTTTTTGTCGTTCAAGTCGCTTATCAAAAAGTCATCTCTGATAACACGCCGATGCAAACTCTTGTGCAGCGTGAAGTGCAAAGTCGAAAAGATGATCTTGAGCGTCGTCGCTTCAACCCCCCTCAAAGCGAAGAGCTTAAAGAAACGTACACCGACGCTGTCATTTACACACGCAACTTTCCAGAAGTATACGCAGATCAAGAATTTCAACAAAAGCTCTATAAAAGTGTGTCGCAATACATGTATAAGACTTGGCGTGTAGAAGAAGAAAAATCCATCCAGGTTTTGGCGGCCTCAAAAGCGATTGTTAAAGAGCTGCAAGATCGTCGCGGACAAATTCATCCGGACTTCGTGAAAGAAGGCATTCAAAAAATGCGTGATCTTGAACTTGAGAGCTTAGAGCGCATGAAAACGATCTTAGGAACCGAAGTTCGTGTGGACTCCTACCGCCGCTTCGAAAGAAATTTCTATAAAGAAGAAATGCAGCGCCGTCGCATGGCCAGCCATTGA
- the ftsY gene encoding signal recognition particle-docking protein FtsY: protein MMSPGHGQQIELLLLFVALLFTVIIGVIMYAGYRSFKRSEAKDKAAELAHTAKKDLIPPETVAQEEQVLAHVDSTGQIVSDIEAPSFEKAVDLKEALKKTEENLFGRIRSLFKSSGPAPHLEEIEEVLYTSDLGPKTVQRLMGAVEDRLSKKEKGDYETVRVALKEEIKNIFADSHSAASDENILSKIKFAAEGPTVLMIVGVNGAGKTTSIGKISAQLAKEGKKVLVAAGDTFRAAAGGQLKVWTDRAAVEIFSPEGVTDPSAVAFDAVSKGKAQGYDVVIVDTAGRLHTQANLMEEIKKMKRVMTKVIPEAPHETLIVLDANSGQNALMQAKEFHTALGLTGAVLTKMDGTAKGGVAVGLAQELQIPIKLIGVGERIQDLRPFSSQEFVDSLFQ, encoded by the coding sequence ATGATGTCACCCGGCCATGGCCAACAGATCGAACTTCTACTACTTTTCGTAGCACTCTTGTTTACGGTGATTATCGGCGTAATTATGTACGCGGGTTATCGCAGCTTTAAGCGCAGCGAAGCCAAAGATAAGGCGGCAGAGCTTGCCCACACGGCCAAAAAAGATTTGATTCCTCCCGAAACTGTCGCGCAAGAAGAACAAGTACTAGCCCACGTGGATTCCACGGGCCAAATTGTTTCCGATATCGAAGCACCCAGTTTTGAAAAAGCGGTGGATCTGAAAGAGGCTTTAAAGAAAACCGAAGAAAATCTTTTCGGACGCATTCGCAGTTTGTTCAAATCTTCAGGCCCAGCACCTCACTTAGAAGAGATCGAAGAAGTTCTTTATACCAGTGATCTGGGTCCTAAAACTGTTCAGCGCTTAATGGGTGCGGTGGAAGATCGCCTTTCAAAAAAAGAAAAAGGCGACTACGAAACAGTGCGCGTCGCTTTAAAAGAAGAAATTAAAAACATCTTTGCCGATTCTCATTCGGCGGCGAGTGATGAAAACATTCTTTCTAAAATTAAATTTGCCGCTGAAGGTCCGACTGTTTTGATGATTGTTGGCGTGAACGGCGCAGGCAAAACCACATCAATTGGTAAAATTTCGGCTCAACTTGCAAAAGAAGGCAAAAAAGTTTTAGTCGCTGCGGGCGACACCTTCCGTGCGGCAGCTGGGGGACAGCTTAAGGTTTGGACGGACCGCGCGGCGGTTGAAATCTTCTCTCCAGAGGGAGTCACCGATCCAAGTGCCGTGGCTTTTGATGCCGTTTCTAAAGGCAAAGCTCAAGGGTATGATGTTGTTATCGTTGATACGGCAGGACGTTTGCACACGCAGGCAAACTTGATGGAAGAAATCAAAAAAATGAAACGCGTGATGACCAAGGTCATCCCTGAGGCGCCCCATGAAACGTTGATCGTGCTTGATGCCAACTCGGGCCAAAATGCTTTGATGCAGGCTAAAGAGTTTCATACAGCTCTAGGCTTAACGGGCGCTGTTCTAACCAAAATGGATGGCACCGCCAAAGGGGGCGTGGCTGTGGGGTTAGCGCAAGAACTGCAAATTCCCATCAAGCTTATTGGGGTGGGCGAGCGCATCCAAGACTTGCGCCCTTTTTCTTCCCAAGAGTTCGTCGACTCTTTATTTCAATAG
- a CDS encoding ABC transporter substrate-binding protein produces MLKYFISVALISFTYIASAQFTTQSKQETVITCHYDEVLTMDVWTSYGPSAPINEFKDFIRKKYGKNVDLHVRRTLKPEDFYDRVRAGISDIISPSHNFLKDERTHFIKNNLIIPIDPEIVTNLKDVQTHFIENDFVTSKGKLYGVPLAAGPYGLLYNVDQIATAPTSWNILWAPEMKGRYSLSLDFYEANIYLTALAMGYKNDQLHDISLLNTKKFRLKLTQLLTNANFWQGTPHSDALKKSVLTTSWGLSTSISGPDAQKWRMAQPKEGVSMWVDYLAVTKNVRRNPFATTLAMEWANFVLGKSFQQTILEKKYLSPLKISSLPSMELESDIKYLSDQRAYWPVLTVRERNGLKLMYDQILAQIKKEKSR; encoded by the coding sequence ATGCTGAAATATTTTATTTCTGTAGCACTGATTTCTTTCACATATATCGCATCAGCCCAATTCACCACACAAAGTAAACAAGAAACTGTCATCACCTGCCATTACGACGAGGTCCTTACGATGGACGTATGGACTTCGTATGGCCCCTCGGCCCCCATCAATGAGTTTAAAGATTTTATCCGTAAGAAATATGGCAAAAACGTGGATCTGCATGTTCGCCGCACTTTAAAGCCAGAGGATTTTTATGATCGCGTGCGCGCCGGCATTTCGGATATTATTTCACCGTCGCATAACTTTTTGAAAGACGAGCGCACACATTTTATCAAAAACAATCTGATCATTCCGATTGATCCAGAAATCGTCACCAATCTTAAAGACGTACAAACTCACTTTATCGAAAACGATTTCGTCACTAGCAAAGGAAAACTTTACGGTGTGCCACTGGCCGCCGGGCCTTACGGGCTTCTTTATAATGTCGACCAAATCGCCACGGCGCCCACAAGCTGGAATATTTTATGGGCGCCAGAGATGAAGGGCCGCTATTCGCTTTCATTGGATTTTTACGAAGCCAATATTTATTTAACGGCCTTGGCGATGGGATATAAAAACGATCAACTGCACGACATTTCTTTGTTAAACACAAAGAAATTCCGCCTCAAGCTCACACAGCTCTTAACCAATGCGAACTTCTGGCAGGGCACACCTCACTCCGATGCTTTGAAAAAATCTGTCCTGACCACGAGCTGGGGACTTTCCACTTCGATCTCAGGTCCTGATGCCCAAAAATGGCGGATGGCCCAACCGAAAGAGGGAGTGAGCATGTGGGTGGATTATTTAGCGGTGACTAAAAACGTGCGCCGCAATCCCTTTGCTACGACTTTAGCGATGGAATGGGCGAATTTTGTTTTAGGTAAATCATTCCAACAAACAATTTTAGAAAAGAAATATCTGTCGCCCTTAAAAATCTCCTCTTTACCATCCATGGAGTTGGAGTCCGATATCAAGTATTTGTCGGACCAAAGAGCCTATTGGCCCGTTCTCACCGTGCGTGAACGCAACGGCCTGAAACTTATGTACGATCAAATTTTAGCCCAGATTAAAAAAGAAAAAAGCCGCTGA